The following coding sequences are from one Oncorhynchus nerka isolate Pitt River linkage group LG6, Oner_Uvic_2.0, whole genome shotgun sequence window:
- the LOC115130694 gene encoding small integral membrane protein 19, protein MGGHGVMENEESLDYSVHEAWNEATNVYLLVILVSFGLLMYARKNKRKIMRIFALPPTAGATTEPNFYDSLQKVRLRQQLEMYSLARKFDQQQHQGQSESVQLSME, encoded by the exons ATGGGCGGTCATGGGGTGATGGAGAACGAGGAATCTTTGGACTACTCCGTGCACGAGGCGTGGAACGAGGCCACCAATGTCTATTTGCTCGTCATCCTGGTTAGCTTCGGACTGCTGATGTACGCTAGAAA AAATAAGAGGAAGATCATGAGGATATTTGCCCTGCCGCCTACCGCTGGAGCCACGACCGAACCCAACTTCTACGACAGTCTGCAGAAAGTGAGACTGCGCCAGCAGCTGGAGATGTACTCCCTTG CTAGGAAATTTGACCAGCAGCAGCACCAAGGCCAGAGTGAGAGTGTTCAGCTCTCTATGGAATGA
- the si:ch211-175m2.5 gene encoding uncharacterized protein si:ch211-175m2.5: MAPGSVWRLIRHCNLASLRYVGCALWQQKAPVAVGAAVTSRQFSSDAPPQNISRYPIPNKKDLPFDMLELMEEVETKGGFLPNVFKVLAHRPAEFRAFFSYYNELMNKETGGLTKADRELIVVATSIHNQCLYCVVSHSALHRIYSKKPTLADQVIVNYENAELSPRERVMLDFALAVCRSDTVTDQHFLSLEEVGFDREDAWDIAAIAAFFAMSNRLAHLTDMRPNAEFYNMGRMPRDKTKWEGEGK, encoded by the exons ATGGCGCCTGGAAGTGTTTGGAGATTAATTCGTCACTGTAACCTT GCTTCCCTTCGGTATGTGGGGTGCGCGTTATGGCAGCAGAAAGCACCTGTGGCCGTGGGGGCCGCGGTGACCAGTAGACAGTTCTCTAGCGATGCTCCCCCGCAGAACATCAGCCGATACCCGATTCCAAACAAGAAAGACCTGCCATTCGACATGTTAGAACtaatggaggaggtggagaccaAG GGAGGCTTCCTTCCCAATGTCTTCAAGGTCCTGGCACATCGTCCAGCAGAGTTCCGTGCTTTCTTTTCCTATTACAATGAACTGATGAACaaggagacag GGGGACTAACGAAGGCTGACAGGGAGCTGATTGTGGTCGCCACCAGTATCCACAATCAGTGTCTCTACTGCGTCGTGTCCCACAGTGCACTGCACCGCATCTACTCTAAGAAACCCACACTGGCTGACCAG GTGATTGTAAACTATGAGAACGCAGAGCTGTCTCCTCGGGAGCGGGTCATGCTGGACTTTGCTCTGGCCGTGTGTCGCAGCGACACCGTCACCGACCAGCACTTTCTGTCCCTGGAGGAAGTGGGCTTTGACCGGGAGGACGCCTGGGACATCGCTGCCATCGCTGCTTTCTTCGCCATGTCCAACCGGCTGGCCCACCTGACCGACATGAGACCCAACGCAGAGTTCTACAACATGGGCCGTATGCCCCGGGACAAGACcaagtgggagggagagggcaAGTAG